Proteins found in one Triticum aestivum cultivar Chinese Spring chromosome 4D, IWGSC CS RefSeq v2.1, whole genome shotgun sequence genomic segment:
- the LOC123096468 gene encoding uncharacterized protein At1g76070, which yields MATSTSRDRGGYPPDSTRLRIGDDIAWADVGGVYDRDDSLKENTNPKCLLKAHNPSAPGQHHHHHHNGAASQRFSGNLKPTAAPIIGLSGKLGQGGARRTHQQHPPAMFPKKAKTGGGGRNPRPAVPEDEPSSPKVSCIGKVLSERERARRRPRPPPSERPPSGCCPGLGFLMRRSRSRKSAVESVDWSPPPPPPAARRREAKAAETEEAAPAPAPGLGGVMRFASGRRAADWPAQMEVDDRVAKSGPL from the coding sequence ATGGCGACGTCGACTTCGCGCGACCGCGGCGGCTACCCGCCGGACTCGACGCGGCTGCGCATCGGCGACGACATCGCCTGGGCGGACGTCGGCGGCGTGTACGACCGCGACGACTCCCTCAAGGAGAACACCAACCCCAAGTGCCTCCTCAAGGCCCACAACCCGAGCGCGCCcggccagcaccaccaccaccaccacaacggCGCCGCGTCGCAGCGCTTCTCGGGGAACCTGAAGCCCACGGCGGCGCCCATCATCGGCCTCTCCGGGAAGCTCGGCCAGGGCGGCGCGCGGCGGACCCACCAGCAGCACCCGCCCGCCATGTTCCCCAAGAAGGCCaagaccggcggcggcggccgcaaCCCGAGGCCCGCCGTCCCGGAGGACGAGCCCAGCTCCCCCAAGGTCTCGTGCATCGGGAAGGTGCTCTCCGAGCGCGAGAGGGCGCGGCGCAGGCCTCGCCCGCCCCCCTCGGAGCGCCCTCCTTCCGGCTGCTGCCCTGGGCTCGGCTTCCTCATGCGCCGCAGCCGCTCGCGGAAGAGTGCCGTGGAGAGCGTCGACTGGTCCCCGCCTCCCCCGCcaccggcggcgaggcggagggagGCGAAGGCGGCCGAGACGGAGGaggccgcgccggcgccggcgcccgggCTGGGAGGGGTCATGCGGTTCGCGTCGGGGAGGCGGGCGGCGGATTGGCCGGCCCAGATGGAGGTGGACGACCGCGTGGCGAAATCCGGGCCGTTGTAG